In Sphingobacteriaceae bacterium, one genomic interval encodes:
- the mfd gene encoding transcription-repair coupling factor, whose protein sequence is MFSGTKPNRVFDSYLKDFDTVKIRQLSGFNGSSFAFFVASYFSNFSNSCILIASDKESAAYLQNDLESLMPNEKILFFPESSKMPYTLEKTTNASIQERTEIMNLIARDNFKGILVTYPQAICEKTAHKQRLKENTLEVKIGEKLSPDFISEFLMESKFNHVDFVFEPGQYSVRGGIIDIFSFANEYPYRIELFGNEIEAIKTFDPVSQLSNATFNFITIIPNLSNDSFAEHRVTALNYFNAENCLLFIENEKLLLEVCEDKYSSAQKIFQSHTGEIQQLPPNELIANAAELQNDLEKFRKIVYGIAENSNEQVLIFNQQPQPSFHKNFDLLLQNLKENKSKGYTNYFTTHNNRQAERLNSIFNDLLAKEHRTADSIILQVPLNIHQGFIDHHLKIAVYTDHEVFDRYHRFKLRESKNKNAEAFTLKELLLLQPGDYVTHIDHGIGRFAGLQKLNINGKTQENVKLLFKDNDTLYVNIHSLHRISKYSGKEGTVPKINKLGSAAWAALKQKTKKNVKAIAFDLIKLYAERKTRPGHAFPHDNYLQHELEASFLFEDTPDQIKVSAEVKKDMEKPNPMDRLICGDVGFGKTEIAIRAAFKAVCDSKQVAVLVPTTILAYQHYKTFSDRLANLPANVEYISRFKTAKQQTEIFKKLQEGKIDIIIGTHKLAAKQIKFKDLGLLIIDEEQKFGVGVKDKLKTLKTNIDTLTLTATPIPRTLQFSLMGARDLSVISTPPANRYPVQTELHSFDEELIRDAISYELNRGGQVFFVNNNIQNLDVIAGTIRRLVPKAKVVTGHGQMKGEDLEEVMLGFMEGDYDVLVATTIIESGLDISNANTIIINDAQNFGLSDLHQMRGRVGRSNKKAYCYLLAPSQLVLTDEARKRLKAIVDFSDLGSGFQIAMRDLDIRGAGNLLGGEQSGFINEMGFDTYMKVLNEAIEELKEENWFKEIAEADNTNNTGVFSRQFVKETIIETDFQLLIPDAYVSSTTERLVLYRELDNIMNEQDLLQFETSIRDRFGPIPPETKELINVVRIRWLAMKLGFEKVVLKNNKMLTYFLSKQNSEYFNTPIFTAALQFAQKNPSLCKVKEQNNRLWLIIEDVSSVKRTIEILDRISELTSLEFKSE, encoded by the coding sequence ATGTTTTCCGGAACAAAGCCCAACAGGGTTTTTGATTCGTATCTTAAAGATTTTGATACTGTAAAAATCCGACAACTCAGCGGATTTAATGGATCTTCTTTTGCCTTTTTTGTAGCATCCTACTTTTCAAATTTTTCGAATTCTTGTATTCTTATCGCTTCCGATAAAGAAAGTGCCGCCTATTTACAAAACGACCTGGAATCGTTAATGCCAAATGAAAAAATTCTATTTTTTCCGGAATCTAGTAAAATGCCTTACACCTTGGAAAAAACAACCAACGCATCTATTCAAGAACGTACCGAAATCATGAATTTGATTGCTAGGGATAATTTTAAAGGAATACTAGTAACTTATCCCCAAGCAATCTGTGAAAAAACAGCACATAAACAGCGCTTAAAAGAAAACACGCTTGAAGTTAAAATTGGAGAAAAATTATCGCCTGATTTTATCAGTGAATTTTTAATGGAATCTAAATTTAATCACGTAGATTTTGTTTTTGAACCCGGCCAATATAGTGTACGGGGTGGAATTATTGATATTTTTTCTTTTGCCAATGAATATCCATACCGTATTGAGCTTTTCGGTAACGAAATAGAAGCCATTAAAACTTTTGATCCCGTATCTCAGCTTTCAAACGCAACTTTTAATTTTATAACTATAATACCTAACCTTTCAAACGATTCGTTTGCTGAACATCGGGTAACTGCCTTAAATTATTTTAACGCTGAAAATTGTTTGTTATTTATTGAAAATGAAAAATTGCTTTTAGAAGTTTGTGAAGATAAGTATTCAAGCGCGCAAAAAATATTTCAATCACATACAGGCGAAATACAACAATTGCCTCCGAATGAACTCATAGCAAATGCTGCAGAATTGCAAAACGACCTGGAAAAATTTCGAAAAATTGTTTATGGAATCGCTGAAAATAGTAATGAACAAGTCTTAATTTTTAATCAGCAACCACAACCTTCTTTTCACAAAAACTTTGATTTGCTGCTGCAAAATCTGAAAGAAAATAAATCGAAGGGCTATACCAATTATTTTACTACGCATAACAACCGACAGGCTGAGCGCTTAAACAGCATCTTTAATGATTTGCTGGCCAAAGAGCATCGAACTGCAGATTCAATTATTTTACAAGTTCCACTCAATATTCATCAAGGATTTATTGATCATCACTTGAAAATTGCCGTTTACACCGATCATGAAGTCTTTGATAGATACCATCGATTTAAACTCCGAGAATCAAAAAATAAAAATGCCGAAGCTTTCACCTTAAAAGAACTTTTGTTATTACAACCCGGTGATTATGTTACACACATTGATCATGGTATCGGAAGATTTGCAGGCCTTCAAAAATTAAATATTAATGGAAAAACACAGGAAAATGTTAAGTTACTTTTTAAAGATAATGACACCTTATATGTAAATATTCATTCTTTACACCGCATCAGTAAATACAGTGGCAAAGAAGGCACCGTGCCCAAAATTAATAAACTGGGCAGCGCCGCTTGGGCAGCACTAAAACAAAAGACAAAGAAAAATGTAAAAGCCATTGCATTTGATCTTATCAAATTATATGCCGAACGTAAAACCCGTCCCGGACATGCATTTCCCCACGATAATTACTTACAACACGAACTGGAAGCCTCTTTTTTATTTGAAGATACACCCGACCAAATAAAAGTTTCAGCTGAAGTAAAAAAAGATATGGAGAAACCAAATCCAATGGATCGGTTAATTTGTGGAGATGTAGGGTTCGGTAAAACGGAAATTGCTATTCGGGCAGCCTTTAAAGCTGTATGCGATAGTAAACAAGTTGCAGTTCTTGTGCCAACAACCATTTTAGCCTATCAACATTACAAAACATTTAGCGATCGTTTAGCCAATTTGCCGGCAAACGTAGAGTACATCAGTCGATTTAAAACAGCTAAACAACAAACTGAGATATTCAAGAAATTACAAGAAGGCAAAATCGATATTATAATTGGAACACATAAACTGGCCGCCAAACAAATAAAATTTAAAGATTTAGGTTTATTAATTATTGATGAGGAACAAAAGTTTGGCGTAGGTGTAAAAGATAAATTAAAGACACTCAAAACAAATATTGATACACTTACTCTTACGGCAACGCCAATTCCGCGAACACTTCAGTTTAGTTTAATGGGTGCGCGAGATCTTTCTGTTATTTCAACACCACCCGCGAACCGTTATCCTGTTCAAACCGAATTACATTCATTTGATGAAGAATTAATTAGAGATGCCATTTCTTACGAGTTAAATCGGGGAGGCCAAGTATTTTTCGTAAACAATAATATTCAAAATCTGGATGTAATAGCAGGAACCATTCGCCGGCTTGTACCAAAAGCAAAAGTAGTAACCGGACATGGACAAATGAAAGGCGAAGACTTGGAAGAAGTTATGCTTGGTTTTATGGAGGGCGATTATGATGTGCTTGTGGCTACCACCATTATTGAAAGCGGATTAGATATCAGTAATGCAAATACCATTATTATTAATGATGCCCAAAACTTCGGATTAAGCGATTTGCATCAGATGCGAGGACGAGTAGGAAGAAGTAATAAAAAAGCCTATTGTTATTTATTGGCTCCTTCACAATTGGTATTAACCGACGAAGCCCGAAAAAGATTGAAGGCTATTGTTGATTTTTCTGATTTAGGAAGCGGTTTTCAAATAGCCATGCGCGATTTAGATATACGCGGTGCCGGAAATTTATTGGGCGGAGAACAAAGCGGATTTATAAATGAAATGGGATTCGATACATACATGAAAGTATTGAATGAGGCAATAGAAGAATTAAAGGAAGAAAACTGGTTTAAAGAAATTGCTGAAGCTGATAATACGAATAATACCGGAGTATTCTCTCGCCAATTTGTAAAGGAAACAATTATTGAAACAGATTTTCAATTACTTATTCCGGATGCTTATGTTTCAAGTACAACCGAAAGATTGGTGTTGTACCGAGAACTGGATAATATTATGAATGAGCAAGATTTGTTGCAATTTGAAACTTCAATTCGAGATAGGTTTGGACCCATTCCTCCGGAAACCAAAGAATTAATTAATGTGGTTCGAATACGTTGGTTGGCCATGAAGCTAGGATTTGAAAAAGTAGTTTTGAAAAACAATAAAATGCTCACGTATTTTTTAAGTAAACAAAATAGCGAGTATTTTAATACGCCAATCTTTACCGCGGCCCTGCAATTTGCACAAAAGAACCCGTCACTTTGTAAAGTTAAAGAACAAAATAATCGTTTATGGTTAATCATAGAAGATGTATCTTCGGTGAAAAGAACAATTGAAATATTAGACAGAATTTCCGAATTAACTTCATTAGAATTTAAAAGTGAATAA
- a CDS encoding ABC transporter substrate-binding protein, with translation MHKYLKYSAFVCVLFYACNNELKNSQETKACTVNLLNSNQLKYAKLFSFAENKFLKVVYVYDDESREDTIGVYYLLKDSSCRLNTKKNNYIFNSPLQKIVSLSCVYSLMLTELNQIDKLVGIENIDYYNNPDIIYKYKQGELTELAKGPKLDLEKTIQLKPQIVFDFGMQKPEFDSKLRNLEIEQVFVFDHLEKHPLARAEWIKFFAFFTNAEHLADSIFQKTEEKYLAYKNIASQQQNKPLVLTEVKTGELWYVPGGKSGMATLLQDAGAKYAWSENEKSGSLPLGFEEVISKSQQADFWINLAFIQTKKDLINQDKRYADFKAFQKSNLFNNTLHLNSSGYSDYWESGIVYPDKILSDLIQIFHPALQDSIQAELNYYKKVPE, from the coding sequence ATGCATAAATATTTAAAATACTCGGCCTTTGTATGCGTTTTATTTTATGCTTGTAATAATGAGCTAAAAAACAGTCAAGAGACAAAGGCTTGTACGGTAAATCTTTTAAACTCTAATCAGCTTAAATACGCGAAACTTTTTTCATTTGCCGAAAACAAATTTCTAAAAGTAGTTTATGTGTATGATGATGAAAGCAGAGAAGATACAATTGGGGTATACTATTTATTAAAAGACAGCAGTTGCCGACTAAATACCAAAAAAAATAATTATATTTTTAATTCACCACTTCAAAAAATTGTTTCATTAAGTTGTGTATATAGCTTAATGCTTACCGAATTGAACCAAATTGATAAATTAGTTGGCATTGAAAATATTGATTATTACAATAATCCAGATATTATTTACAAATACAAGCAAGGCGAATTAACCGAATTGGCTAAAGGACCAAAACTGGATTTAGAAAAAACCATTCAATTAAAACCGCAAATTGTATTTGATTTTGGCATGCAAAAACCTGAATTTGATTCCAAACTGCGTAATTTGGAAATTGAGCAGGTATTTGTTTTTGATCATTTAGAAAAACACCCACTGGCCAGAGCAGAATGGATTAAGTTTTTTGCCTTCTTTACAAACGCTGAGCATTTGGCCGATTCTATTTTTCAAAAAACGGAAGAAAAATATTTAGCCTATAAAAATATTGCATCACAGCAACAAAATAAGCCCTTAGTATTAACTGAAGTTAAAACGGGAGAATTATGGTATGTGCCGGGCGGAAAAAGCGGTATGGCTACATTGCTTCAGGACGCAGGGGCTAAGTACGCCTGGAGTGAGAATGAGAAATCGGGTAGTTTACCTTTGGGATTTGAAGAAGTAATATCTAAATCTCAACAAGCTGATTTTTGGATAAACCTGGCATTTATTCAAACTAAAAAAGATTTAATAAATCAAGATAAAAGATACGCCGATTTTAAAGCTTTCCAAAAAAGTAATTTATTTAATAATACTTTACACCTCAATTCATCAGGTTATAGCGATTACTGGGAAAGTGGAATAGTTTATCCGGATAAAATATTAAGCGATTTAATTCAAATATTTCATCCTGCTTTACAAGATTCAATACAGGCAGAATTAAATTATTATAAAAAAGTACCGGAATGA
- a CDS encoding T9SS type A sorting domain-containing protein has product MKKIYLLLFIAFSLKVVQAQTILEIKDEDNGGALVTNSQVFTATVAASSTKTHHFQVKNVSASTKTVGIRRTDNTLNTIGVGDNAIAYYCVDTYCYSDVVTTTVTVLSAGQSFSLLPKLDEASAQGVSNIDYEVFDANNTSDAIIFQIKYNPPASLKESNFSFAHVGSVYPNPSSGNSFIHVNALVDLNQVSVKIFNTLGAVQSEKFIQINKGKNTVTIDSQNFQSGIYFVQIGNDSNRIVKKFTINN; this is encoded by the coding sequence ATGAAAAAAATTTACTTATTACTATTTATTGCTTTTTCTTTAAAAGTTGTGCAGGCACAAACTATTTTAGAAATTAAAGATGAAGATAATGGAGGAGCCTTAGTAACCAATAGCCAAGTATTTACTGCTACGGTTGCTGCTTCAAGCACAAAAACCCACCATTTTCAAGTTAAAAACGTGAGCGCTTCCACAAAAACGGTTGGGATCAGAAGAACAGATAATACTTTAAATACAATTGGCGTTGGAGATAATGCAATTGCTTATTATTGTGTTGATACTTATTGCTATAGCGATGTAGTGACTACCACGGTGACGGTTTTATCTGCAGGACAATCGTTCAGTTTATTACCTAAACTCGATGAAGCAAGCGCACAAGGTGTTTCTAATATTGATTACGAGGTTTTTGATGCTAATAATACATCAGATGCTATTATTTTTCAGATTAAATATAATCCACCGGCTAGCCTTAAAGAAAGTAATTTCTCTTTTGCCCATGTAGGATCGGTTTACCCTAATCCATCTTCCGGAAATTCATTTATTCATGTAAATGCTTTGGTAGATTTAAACCAAGTGTCTGTAAAAATATTCAACACCCTTGGTGCTGTTCAAAGTGAAAAATTCATTCAAATCAATAAAGGAAAAAACACGGTTACTATCGATTCACAAAATTTTCAATCGGGCATTTATTTTGTTCAGATCGGAAATGACTCCAACAGAATTGTAAAAAAGTTCACAATTAATAACTAA
- a CDS encoding ATP-binding protein, with the protein MNKNKRYIIILIVVFGYIILQFMAWEIMFVRKTNEITDLKQKLIELSTTNSDQIKTELTQLHAKKNKQIIMIVGEGTVFLLLLLIGVYKIKQAVDKEQQLAFQQRNFFLSVTHEFKTPLAATKLQLQTLLKHQLEIEQQKDLIRSALNETDRLNSLIENLLFANQLDSGLFTFKPEKINLSELIVEVCIRYFGKEINRGELKFDLQKDIFVEVDKQAFPSVLINLISNAIKYSKEQINIQFVLKKEKENVILQIKDNGIGISDEEKKKVFDRFYRSGNEETRESKGTGLGLYITKFIVQNHNGIIQIMDNKPKGSIFEIQLNA; encoded by the coding sequence GTGAATAAGAATAAACGCTATATAATCATTTTGATTGTTGTTTTTGGATATATCATCCTTCAATTTATGGCATGGGAAATTATGTTTGTCAGAAAAACAAATGAAATCACCGACCTTAAACAAAAATTAATTGAGCTTTCAACAACCAATAGCGATCAGATAAAAACTGAATTAACGCAATTACATGCTAAGAAAAACAAGCAGATTATTATGATAGTAGGTGAAGGCACGGTTTTTTTACTTCTTTTGCTTATTGGGGTTTATAAAATCAAACAAGCGGTAGATAAAGAACAACAGCTCGCTTTTCAGCAAAGAAATTTTTTCTTAAGCGTTACACATGAATTTAAAACACCGTTGGCGGCAACTAAACTTCAACTTCAAACTCTATTAAAACACCAGTTAGAAATTGAGCAACAAAAGGACTTAATCCGAAGTGCCTTAAACGAAACCGATCGATTGAATTCATTAATTGAAAATTTATTATTCGCCAATCAACTCGATTCAGGCCTGTTTACTTTTAAACCTGAAAAGATTAATTTAAGTGAATTAATAGTTGAAGTTTGCATTCGATATTTTGGTAAAGAAATAAATAGAGGTGAATTAAAGTTTGATTTGCAAAAGGATATTTTTGTTGAGGTAGATAAACAGGCTTTTCCTTCTGTTCTGATTAATCTAATCAGTAATGCCATAAAATATTCGAAAGAACAAATAAACATTCAGTTTGTTTTAAAGAAAGAAAAAGAAAACGTGATTTTACAAATTAAGGATAACGGTATCGGAATTAGTGATGAAGAAAAGAAAAAAGTATTTGATCGGTTTTACAGAAGCGGAAATGAAGAAACACGAGAAAGCAAGGGAACAGGTTTAGGTCTTTATATTACCAAATTTATAGTTCAAAATCACAATGGTATTATTCAAATTATGGATAATAAGCCCAAGGGAAGTATTTTTGAAATACAATTGAATGCATAA